Proteins encoded by one window of Acinonyx jubatus isolate Ajub_Pintada_27869175 chromosome X, VMU_Ajub_asm_v1.0, whole genome shotgun sequence:
- the STARD8 gene encoding stAR-related lipid transfer protein 8 isoform X4 — MSDIPDLSQHINLALTTAWSAEYSETAEICTSGHRNRTRGHRHSYITRLSLPGVTLPTRHVRQSPVQDTWAPTSEVEAKRACKWLRATGFPQYAQLFEEGLFPLDIGSVKKDHGFLDKDSLGALCRKLMTLNNCASMKLEVNFQCKQNEDSEEEEQCTISNHWAFKRESKCWSRVGSSDLLAPPSPGLPVTSSCESVLTELSATSLPAITVSLLPEPADLPLLSCAPRPNDQPFLSPTQGQEGLQDKAKKRRSRSFLKHLDSLRQKEKGGSQQTEPECSPATSKTTKASSFCSRRGFLSAGFYRAKNRTATSAGDSGTKAQRAWEAWPVAMFRHPQQVHRGDCLVHVPRDHKPGTFPRSLSIESLFPEDGHRLADWQPGRPWGYEGRRGSCGSTGSHASTYDNMPELYPAEPVLAGAEAEDEEGGGNYAHLDDILQHVWGLQQRVELWSQAIYPDLGTRDKEEEEEEEVTSVKVATVEVERQAESLAQLEALTHRESSALGQADVHPVVPAQVQAQAQAEPLEQAQAEAPHPAQDNEQEANSGGEPTSASSLSVEEGHSIYDTVASSSELDSSRNSVNEAEAAGSPAGLQASAPRERRDSGVGASLTRPCRKLRWHSFQNSHRPSLNSESLEINRQFAGQIHLLHKGSLLRLTAFMEKYTVPHKPGWVWSVPKFMKRNKTPDYRGQQVFGVPPLIHVQRTGQPLPQSIQQAMRYLRSQCLDQVGIFRKSGVKSRIQNLRQMNETSPDNVCYEGQSAYDVADLLKQYFRDLPEPIFTSKLTTTFLQIYQLLPKDQWLAAAQAATLLLPDENREVLQTLLYFLSDIASAEENQMTAGNLAVCLAPSIFHLNVSKKDGTSPRIRNKRSIVGRPGPRDLSENMAATQGLSHMINDCKKLFQVPQDMVLQLCGSYSAAELSSPGPALAELRQAQAAGMSLSFYMEESVQELLRDAAERFKGWMSMPGPQHTELACRKASDGHPLRVWKVSTEVAAPPAVVLHRVLRERALWDEDLLRAQVLEALMPGVELYHYVTDSMAPHPCRDFVVLRMWRSDLPRGGCLLVSQSLDPEQPVPESGVRAMMLTSQYLMEPCGLGRSRLTHICRADLRGRSPDWYNKVFGHLCAMEVAKIRDSFPTLQAAGPETKL; from the exons AAGTTGAGGCCAAAAGAGCATGCAAGTGGCTCCGAGCAACAGGATTCCCTCAATATGCTCAGCTTTTTGAAG AAGGTCTGTTTCCCCTGGATATTGGCTCTGTGAAGAAGGACCACGGTTTTCTGGACAAGGACTCTTTGGGGGCCCTGTGCAG AAAGCTGATGACCTTGAACAATTGTGCCTCGATGAAACTGGAAGTTAATTTTCAATGCAAGCAG AATGAAGActcagaagaggaagagcagTGTACCATCAGCAACCACTGGGCTTTCAAGCGTGAAAGTAAATGTTGGTCTCGTGTAGGCTCCTCTGACCTACTGGCCCCACCAAGCCCTGGCCTGCCAGTGACCTCCAGCTGTGAGAGCGTCCTCACTGAGCTTAGTGCCACTTCCCTGCCAGCCATCACCGTGAGCCTATTGCCCGAGCCAGCAGACCTGCCCTTGCTAAGCTGTGCCCCCAGACCAAATGACCAGCCATTCCTCAGCCCCACCCAGGGCCAAGAGGGTCTCCAGGACAAAGCCAAGAAGCGCCGTTCTCGTAGCTTCCTTAAGCACCTTGATTCtctgaggcagaaggaaaagggtGGCAGCCAGCAAACAGAGCCTGAGTGTAGCCCAGCCACCTCAAAGACCACCAAAGCCTCCTCTTTCTGCAGTCGCCGTGGTTTCCTCTCAGCTGGATTCTATAGGGCCAAGAATAGGACAGCCACCTCAGCTGGTGACAGTGGCACTAAGGCTCAGAGGGCTTGGGAAGCCTGGCCTGTGGCCATGTTTCGGCATCCTCAGCAGGTGCACCGGGGTGACTGCCTCGTGCATGTGCCCAGGGACCACAAACCAGGCACATTCCCTCGCTCCCTGTCCATTGAGAGCCTATTTCCTGAGGATGGACACCGCCTGGCAGATTGGCAGCCAGGTAGGCCCTGGGGCTATGAAGGGCGCCGGGGCTCCTGTGGCTCCACAGGCAGCCATGCCAGCACCTATGACAACATGCCTGAGCTATACCCAGCTGAGCCTGTACTGGCTGGGGCTGAAGCTGAAGATGAGGAGGGTGGGGGCAACTACGCCCACCTAGATGACATTCTCCAGCATGTGTGGGGGCTGCAGCAAAGGGTAGAGCTCTGGTCTCAGGCCATCTACCCAGACCTGGGGACTAGAgataaggaagaggaagaagaggaggaggtcACTTCAGTAAAAGTAGCCACAGTTGAGGTTGAAAGGCAGGCTGAGTCTCTGGCCCAATTAGAGGCTCTGACCCATAGAGAGTCCTCAGCTCTGGGCCAGGCTGATGTTCATCCAGTAGTCCCAGCTCAGGTtcaggctcaggctcaggctGAGCCCCTGGAACAGGCACAGGCCGaggccccacacccagcccaGGATAATGAGCAGGAGGCAAATTCAGGTGGGGAACCAACCTCTGCCTCCAGCCTGTCTGTGGAAGAAGGACACTCCATTTATGACACTGTGGCCTCCTCCAGTGAACTGGACAGTAGCAGAAACTCTGTGAATGAGGCTGAGGCTGCAGGCTCACCAGCTGGACTTCAGGCATCAGCACCACGTGAACGACGAGATTCAGGCGTTGGGGCCTCACTGACTAGACCGTGCAG GAAGCTCCGTTGGCACAGCTTCCAGAACTCCCACCGGCCTAGCCTCAACTCAGAGTCACTGGAGATCAACCGGCAGTTTGCTGGCCAGATCCACCTCCTGCACAAGGGCTCACTGCTGCGGCTCACTGCCTTCATGGAGAAGTACACTGTGCCCCACAAACCAGGATGGGTCTG GTCAGTGCCCAAGTTCATGAAAAGGAATAAGACCCCAGACTACCGGGGCCAGCAGGTGTTTGGGGTGCCACCCCTCATCCACGTGCAGCGCACAGGCCAGCCACTGCCACAGAGCATTCAGCAAGCCATGCGCTACTTGCGCAGCCAGTGCCTGGACCAG GTGGGCATCTTCCGCAAGTCTGGGGTGAAGTCCAGGATCCAGAACCTGCGCCAAATGAATGAGACCTCCCCTGACAATGTTTGCTATGAGGGCCAGTCGGCCTATGATGTGGCTGACCTGCTGAAGCAGTATTTCCGGGACCTACCAGAGCCTATCTTCACCAGCAAGCTCACCACCACTTTCCTGCAGATCTACCAGC TCCTCCCCAAGGATCAATGGTTGGCAGCAGCACAAGCCGCCACCTTGTTGCTCCCTGATGAGAACCGAGAGGTCCTACAGACCCTGCTCTATTTCCTAAGTGACATTGCCTCTGCTGAAGAAAACCAGATGACAGCTGGCAACCTAGCAGTGTGCCTGGCACCTTCCATCTTCCATCTCAACGTCTCCAAGAAGGATGGCACCTCACCCAG GATCAGGAACAAACGCAGCATCGTTGGCCGGCCAGGCCCTAGGGACCTGAGTGAGAACATGGCTGCTACTCAGGGCCTATCACACATGATCAATGACTGCAAGAAACTTTTCCAA GTTCCCCAGGACATGGTGCTGCAACTGTGTGGTTCCTACAGTGCAGCTGAGCTCAGCTCTCCTGGCCCAGCTCTGGCTGAACTGCGGCAGGCCCAAGCTGCAGGCATGAGCCTGAGCTTCTACATGGAAGAAAGTGTCCAAGAGCTGCTGCGTGATGCTGCTGAGCGCTTCAAGGGCTGGATGAGTATGCCAGGGCCCCAGCACACGGAGCTGGCTTGCCGGAAA GCGTCCGATGGGCATCCCCTGCGTGTGTGGAAGGTGTCCACAGAGGTAGCAGCCCCTCCGGCTGTAGTGCTGCACCGTGTTCTGCGGGAACGGGCCCTCTGGGATGAGGACCTGCTGCGGGCCCAGGTGTTGGAAGCCCTGATGCCGGGTGTGGAGCTGTACCACTATGTCACTGACAGCATGGCACCCCATCCTTGCCGCGACTTTGTGGTGCTCCG GATGTGGCGCTCCGACTTGCCCCGTGGTGGCTGTCTGCTTGTCTCCCAGTCCCTGGATCCCGAGCAACCTGTGCCAGAGTCAGGGGTGAGGGCCATGATGCTCACTTCCCAGTACCTCATGGAGCCTTGTGGCTTGGGCCGCTCCCGGCTCACTCACATCTGCCGTGCTGATCTCAG GGGCCGTTCTCCTGACTGGTACAACAAAGTCTTTGGGCACCTGTGTGCCATGGAAGTGGCAAAGATCCGGGACTCCTTCCCCACCCTGCAGGCAGCTGGCCCTGAGACAAAACTGTGA
- the STARD8 gene encoding stAR-related lipid transfer protein 8 isoform X1, with protein sequence MTLLDVFWACFRKMKCFPLLQRRKTKVKSSLCQMSDIPDLSQHINLALTTAWSAEYSETAEICTSGHRNRTRGHRHSYITRLSLPGVTLPTRHVRQSPVQDTWAPTSEVEAKRACKWLRATGFPQYAQLFEEGLFPLDIGSVKKDHGFLDKDSLGALCRKLMTLNNCASMKLEVNFQCKQNEDSEEEEQCTISNHWAFKRESKCWSRVGSSDLLAPPSPGLPVTSSCESVLTELSATSLPAITVSLLPEPADLPLLSCAPRPNDQPFLSPTQGQEGLQDKAKKRRSRSFLKHLDSLRQKEKGGSQQTEPECSPATSKTTKASSFCSRRGFLSAGFYRAKNRTATSAGDSGTKAQRAWEAWPVAMFRHPQQVHRGDCLVHVPRDHKPGTFPRSLSIESLFPEDGHRLADWQPGRPWGYEGRRGSCGSTGSHASTYDNMPELYPAEPVLAGAEAEDEEGGGNYAHLDDILQHVWGLQQRVELWSQAIYPDLGTRDKEEEEEEEVTSVKVATVEVERQAESLAQLEALTHRESSALGQADVHPVVPAQVQAQAQAEPLEQAQAEAPHPAQDNEQEANSGGEPTSASSLSVEEGHSIYDTVASSSELDSSRNSVNEAEAAGSPAGLQASAPRERRDSGVGASLTRPCRKLRWHSFQNSHRPSLNSESLEINRQFAGQIHLLHKGSLLRLTAFMEKYTVPHKPGWVWSVPKFMKRNKTPDYRGQQVFGVPPLIHVQRTGQPLPQSIQQAMRYLRSQCLDQVGIFRKSGVKSRIQNLRQMNETSPDNVCYEGQSAYDVADLLKQYFRDLPEPIFTSKLTTTFLQIYQLLPKDQWLAAAQAATLLLPDENREVLQTLLYFLSDIASAEENQMTAGNLAVCLAPSIFHLNVSKKDGTSPRIRNKRSIVGRPGPRDLSENMAATQGLSHMINDCKKLFQVPQDMVLQLCGSYSAAELSSPGPALAELRQAQAAGMSLSFYMEESVQELLRDAAERFKGWMSMPGPQHTELACRKASDGHPLRVWKVSTEVAAPPAVVLHRVLRERALWDEDLLRAQVLEALMPGVELYHYVTDSMAPHPCRDFVVLRMWRSDLPRGGCLLVSQSLDPEQPVPESGVRAMMLTSQYLMEPCGLGRSRLTHICRADLRGRSPDWYNKVFGHLCAMEVAKIRDSFPTLQAAGPETKL encoded by the exons AAGTTGAGGCCAAAAGAGCATGCAAGTGGCTCCGAGCAACAGGATTCCCTCAATATGCTCAGCTTTTTGAAG AAGGTCTGTTTCCCCTGGATATTGGCTCTGTGAAGAAGGACCACGGTTTTCTGGACAAGGACTCTTTGGGGGCCCTGTGCAG AAAGCTGATGACCTTGAACAATTGTGCCTCGATGAAACTGGAAGTTAATTTTCAATGCAAGCAG AATGAAGActcagaagaggaagagcagTGTACCATCAGCAACCACTGGGCTTTCAAGCGTGAAAGTAAATGTTGGTCTCGTGTAGGCTCCTCTGACCTACTGGCCCCACCAAGCCCTGGCCTGCCAGTGACCTCCAGCTGTGAGAGCGTCCTCACTGAGCTTAGTGCCACTTCCCTGCCAGCCATCACCGTGAGCCTATTGCCCGAGCCAGCAGACCTGCCCTTGCTAAGCTGTGCCCCCAGACCAAATGACCAGCCATTCCTCAGCCCCACCCAGGGCCAAGAGGGTCTCCAGGACAAAGCCAAGAAGCGCCGTTCTCGTAGCTTCCTTAAGCACCTTGATTCtctgaggcagaaggaaaagggtGGCAGCCAGCAAACAGAGCCTGAGTGTAGCCCAGCCACCTCAAAGACCACCAAAGCCTCCTCTTTCTGCAGTCGCCGTGGTTTCCTCTCAGCTGGATTCTATAGGGCCAAGAATAGGACAGCCACCTCAGCTGGTGACAGTGGCACTAAGGCTCAGAGGGCTTGGGAAGCCTGGCCTGTGGCCATGTTTCGGCATCCTCAGCAGGTGCACCGGGGTGACTGCCTCGTGCATGTGCCCAGGGACCACAAACCAGGCACATTCCCTCGCTCCCTGTCCATTGAGAGCCTATTTCCTGAGGATGGACACCGCCTGGCAGATTGGCAGCCAGGTAGGCCCTGGGGCTATGAAGGGCGCCGGGGCTCCTGTGGCTCCACAGGCAGCCATGCCAGCACCTATGACAACATGCCTGAGCTATACCCAGCTGAGCCTGTACTGGCTGGGGCTGAAGCTGAAGATGAGGAGGGTGGGGGCAACTACGCCCACCTAGATGACATTCTCCAGCATGTGTGGGGGCTGCAGCAAAGGGTAGAGCTCTGGTCTCAGGCCATCTACCCAGACCTGGGGACTAGAgataaggaagaggaagaagaggaggaggtcACTTCAGTAAAAGTAGCCACAGTTGAGGTTGAAAGGCAGGCTGAGTCTCTGGCCCAATTAGAGGCTCTGACCCATAGAGAGTCCTCAGCTCTGGGCCAGGCTGATGTTCATCCAGTAGTCCCAGCTCAGGTtcaggctcaggctcaggctGAGCCCCTGGAACAGGCACAGGCCGaggccccacacccagcccaGGATAATGAGCAGGAGGCAAATTCAGGTGGGGAACCAACCTCTGCCTCCAGCCTGTCTGTGGAAGAAGGACACTCCATTTATGACACTGTGGCCTCCTCCAGTGAACTGGACAGTAGCAGAAACTCTGTGAATGAGGCTGAGGCTGCAGGCTCACCAGCTGGACTTCAGGCATCAGCACCACGTGAACGACGAGATTCAGGCGTTGGGGCCTCACTGACTAGACCGTGCAG GAAGCTCCGTTGGCACAGCTTCCAGAACTCCCACCGGCCTAGCCTCAACTCAGAGTCACTGGAGATCAACCGGCAGTTTGCTGGCCAGATCCACCTCCTGCACAAGGGCTCACTGCTGCGGCTCACTGCCTTCATGGAGAAGTACACTGTGCCCCACAAACCAGGATGGGTCTG GTCAGTGCCCAAGTTCATGAAAAGGAATAAGACCCCAGACTACCGGGGCCAGCAGGTGTTTGGGGTGCCACCCCTCATCCACGTGCAGCGCACAGGCCAGCCACTGCCACAGAGCATTCAGCAAGCCATGCGCTACTTGCGCAGCCAGTGCCTGGACCAG GTGGGCATCTTCCGCAAGTCTGGGGTGAAGTCCAGGATCCAGAACCTGCGCCAAATGAATGAGACCTCCCCTGACAATGTTTGCTATGAGGGCCAGTCGGCCTATGATGTGGCTGACCTGCTGAAGCAGTATTTCCGGGACCTACCAGAGCCTATCTTCACCAGCAAGCTCACCACCACTTTCCTGCAGATCTACCAGC TCCTCCCCAAGGATCAATGGTTGGCAGCAGCACAAGCCGCCACCTTGTTGCTCCCTGATGAGAACCGAGAGGTCCTACAGACCCTGCTCTATTTCCTAAGTGACATTGCCTCTGCTGAAGAAAACCAGATGACAGCTGGCAACCTAGCAGTGTGCCTGGCACCTTCCATCTTCCATCTCAACGTCTCCAAGAAGGATGGCACCTCACCCAG GATCAGGAACAAACGCAGCATCGTTGGCCGGCCAGGCCCTAGGGACCTGAGTGAGAACATGGCTGCTACTCAGGGCCTATCACACATGATCAATGACTGCAAGAAACTTTTCCAA GTTCCCCAGGACATGGTGCTGCAACTGTGTGGTTCCTACAGTGCAGCTGAGCTCAGCTCTCCTGGCCCAGCTCTGGCTGAACTGCGGCAGGCCCAAGCTGCAGGCATGAGCCTGAGCTTCTACATGGAAGAAAGTGTCCAAGAGCTGCTGCGTGATGCTGCTGAGCGCTTCAAGGGCTGGATGAGTATGCCAGGGCCCCAGCACACGGAGCTGGCTTGCCGGAAA GCGTCCGATGGGCATCCCCTGCGTGTGTGGAAGGTGTCCACAGAGGTAGCAGCCCCTCCGGCTGTAGTGCTGCACCGTGTTCTGCGGGAACGGGCCCTCTGGGATGAGGACCTGCTGCGGGCCCAGGTGTTGGAAGCCCTGATGCCGGGTGTGGAGCTGTACCACTATGTCACTGACAGCATGGCACCCCATCCTTGCCGCGACTTTGTGGTGCTCCG GATGTGGCGCTCCGACTTGCCCCGTGGTGGCTGTCTGCTTGTCTCCCAGTCCCTGGATCCCGAGCAACCTGTGCCAGAGTCAGGGGTGAGGGCCATGATGCTCACTTCCCAGTACCTCATGGAGCCTTGTGGCTTGGGCCGCTCCCGGCTCACTCACATCTGCCGTGCTGATCTCAG GGGCCGTTCTCCTGACTGGTACAACAAAGTCTTTGGGCACCTGTGTGCCATGGAAGTGGCAAAGATCCGGGACTCCTTCCCCACCCTGCAGGCAGCTGGCCCTGAGACAAAACTGTGA
- the STARD8 gene encoding stAR-related lipid transfer protein 8 isoform X2, producing the protein MTLLDVFWACFRKMKCFPLLQRRKTKEVEAKRACKWLRATGFPQYAQLFEEGLFPLDIGSVKKDHGFLDKDSLGALCRKLMTLNNCASMKLEVNFQCKQNEDSEEEEQCTISNHWAFKRESKCWSRVGSSDLLAPPSPGLPVTSSCESVLTELSATSLPAITVSLLPEPADLPLLSCAPRPNDQPFLSPTQGQEGLQDKAKKRRSRSFLKHLDSLRQKEKGGSQQTEPECSPATSKTTKASSFCSRRGFLSAGFYRAKNRTATSAGDSGTKAQRAWEAWPVAMFRHPQQVHRGDCLVHVPRDHKPGTFPRSLSIESLFPEDGHRLADWQPGRPWGYEGRRGSCGSTGSHASTYDNMPELYPAEPVLAGAEAEDEEGGGNYAHLDDILQHVWGLQQRVELWSQAIYPDLGTRDKEEEEEEEVTSVKVATVEVERQAESLAQLEALTHRESSALGQADVHPVVPAQVQAQAQAEPLEQAQAEAPHPAQDNEQEANSGGEPTSASSLSVEEGHSIYDTVASSSELDSSRNSVNEAEAAGSPAGLQASAPRERRDSGVGASLTRPCRKLRWHSFQNSHRPSLNSESLEINRQFAGQIHLLHKGSLLRLTAFMEKYTVPHKPGWVWSVPKFMKRNKTPDYRGQQVFGVPPLIHVQRTGQPLPQSIQQAMRYLRSQCLDQVGIFRKSGVKSRIQNLRQMNETSPDNVCYEGQSAYDVADLLKQYFRDLPEPIFTSKLTTTFLQIYQLLPKDQWLAAAQAATLLLPDENREVLQTLLYFLSDIASAEENQMTAGNLAVCLAPSIFHLNVSKKDGTSPRIRNKRSIVGRPGPRDLSENMAATQGLSHMINDCKKLFQVPQDMVLQLCGSYSAAELSSPGPALAELRQAQAAGMSLSFYMEESVQELLRDAAERFKGWMSMPGPQHTELACRKASDGHPLRVWKVSTEVAAPPAVVLHRVLRERALWDEDLLRAQVLEALMPGVELYHYVTDSMAPHPCRDFVVLRMWRSDLPRGGCLLVSQSLDPEQPVPESGVRAMMLTSQYLMEPCGLGRSRLTHICRADLRGRSPDWYNKVFGHLCAMEVAKIRDSFPTLQAAGPETKL; encoded by the exons AAGTTGAGGCCAAAAGAGCATGCAAGTGGCTCCGAGCAACAGGATTCCCTCAATATGCTCAGCTTTTTGAAG AAGGTCTGTTTCCCCTGGATATTGGCTCTGTGAAGAAGGACCACGGTTTTCTGGACAAGGACTCTTTGGGGGCCCTGTGCAG AAAGCTGATGACCTTGAACAATTGTGCCTCGATGAAACTGGAAGTTAATTTTCAATGCAAGCAG AATGAAGActcagaagaggaagagcagTGTACCATCAGCAACCACTGGGCTTTCAAGCGTGAAAGTAAATGTTGGTCTCGTGTAGGCTCCTCTGACCTACTGGCCCCACCAAGCCCTGGCCTGCCAGTGACCTCCAGCTGTGAGAGCGTCCTCACTGAGCTTAGTGCCACTTCCCTGCCAGCCATCACCGTGAGCCTATTGCCCGAGCCAGCAGACCTGCCCTTGCTAAGCTGTGCCCCCAGACCAAATGACCAGCCATTCCTCAGCCCCACCCAGGGCCAAGAGGGTCTCCAGGACAAAGCCAAGAAGCGCCGTTCTCGTAGCTTCCTTAAGCACCTTGATTCtctgaggcagaaggaaaagggtGGCAGCCAGCAAACAGAGCCTGAGTGTAGCCCAGCCACCTCAAAGACCACCAAAGCCTCCTCTTTCTGCAGTCGCCGTGGTTTCCTCTCAGCTGGATTCTATAGGGCCAAGAATAGGACAGCCACCTCAGCTGGTGACAGTGGCACTAAGGCTCAGAGGGCTTGGGAAGCCTGGCCTGTGGCCATGTTTCGGCATCCTCAGCAGGTGCACCGGGGTGACTGCCTCGTGCATGTGCCCAGGGACCACAAACCAGGCACATTCCCTCGCTCCCTGTCCATTGAGAGCCTATTTCCTGAGGATGGACACCGCCTGGCAGATTGGCAGCCAGGTAGGCCCTGGGGCTATGAAGGGCGCCGGGGCTCCTGTGGCTCCACAGGCAGCCATGCCAGCACCTATGACAACATGCCTGAGCTATACCCAGCTGAGCCTGTACTGGCTGGGGCTGAAGCTGAAGATGAGGAGGGTGGGGGCAACTACGCCCACCTAGATGACATTCTCCAGCATGTGTGGGGGCTGCAGCAAAGGGTAGAGCTCTGGTCTCAGGCCATCTACCCAGACCTGGGGACTAGAgataaggaagaggaagaagaggaggaggtcACTTCAGTAAAAGTAGCCACAGTTGAGGTTGAAAGGCAGGCTGAGTCTCTGGCCCAATTAGAGGCTCTGACCCATAGAGAGTCCTCAGCTCTGGGCCAGGCTGATGTTCATCCAGTAGTCCCAGCTCAGGTtcaggctcaggctcaggctGAGCCCCTGGAACAGGCACAGGCCGaggccccacacccagcccaGGATAATGAGCAGGAGGCAAATTCAGGTGGGGAACCAACCTCTGCCTCCAGCCTGTCTGTGGAAGAAGGACACTCCATTTATGACACTGTGGCCTCCTCCAGTGAACTGGACAGTAGCAGAAACTCTGTGAATGAGGCTGAGGCTGCAGGCTCACCAGCTGGACTTCAGGCATCAGCACCACGTGAACGACGAGATTCAGGCGTTGGGGCCTCACTGACTAGACCGTGCAG GAAGCTCCGTTGGCACAGCTTCCAGAACTCCCACCGGCCTAGCCTCAACTCAGAGTCACTGGAGATCAACCGGCAGTTTGCTGGCCAGATCCACCTCCTGCACAAGGGCTCACTGCTGCGGCTCACTGCCTTCATGGAGAAGTACACTGTGCCCCACAAACCAGGATGGGTCTG GTCAGTGCCCAAGTTCATGAAAAGGAATAAGACCCCAGACTACCGGGGCCAGCAGGTGTTTGGGGTGCCACCCCTCATCCACGTGCAGCGCACAGGCCAGCCACTGCCACAGAGCATTCAGCAAGCCATGCGCTACTTGCGCAGCCAGTGCCTGGACCAG GTGGGCATCTTCCGCAAGTCTGGGGTGAAGTCCAGGATCCAGAACCTGCGCCAAATGAATGAGACCTCCCCTGACAATGTTTGCTATGAGGGCCAGTCGGCCTATGATGTGGCTGACCTGCTGAAGCAGTATTTCCGGGACCTACCAGAGCCTATCTTCACCAGCAAGCTCACCACCACTTTCCTGCAGATCTACCAGC TCCTCCCCAAGGATCAATGGTTGGCAGCAGCACAAGCCGCCACCTTGTTGCTCCCTGATGAGAACCGAGAGGTCCTACAGACCCTGCTCTATTTCCTAAGTGACATTGCCTCTGCTGAAGAAAACCAGATGACAGCTGGCAACCTAGCAGTGTGCCTGGCACCTTCCATCTTCCATCTCAACGTCTCCAAGAAGGATGGCACCTCACCCAG GATCAGGAACAAACGCAGCATCGTTGGCCGGCCAGGCCCTAGGGACCTGAGTGAGAACATGGCTGCTACTCAGGGCCTATCACACATGATCAATGACTGCAAGAAACTTTTCCAA GTTCCCCAGGACATGGTGCTGCAACTGTGTGGTTCCTACAGTGCAGCTGAGCTCAGCTCTCCTGGCCCAGCTCTGGCTGAACTGCGGCAGGCCCAAGCTGCAGGCATGAGCCTGAGCTTCTACATGGAAGAAAGTGTCCAAGAGCTGCTGCGTGATGCTGCTGAGCGCTTCAAGGGCTGGATGAGTATGCCAGGGCCCCAGCACACGGAGCTGGCTTGCCGGAAA GCGTCCGATGGGCATCCCCTGCGTGTGTGGAAGGTGTCCACAGAGGTAGCAGCCCCTCCGGCTGTAGTGCTGCACCGTGTTCTGCGGGAACGGGCCCTCTGGGATGAGGACCTGCTGCGGGCCCAGGTGTTGGAAGCCCTGATGCCGGGTGTGGAGCTGTACCACTATGTCACTGACAGCATGGCACCCCATCCTTGCCGCGACTTTGTGGTGCTCCG GATGTGGCGCTCCGACTTGCCCCGTGGTGGCTGTCTGCTTGTCTCCCAGTCCCTGGATCCCGAGCAACCTGTGCCAGAGTCAGGGGTGAGGGCCATGATGCTCACTTCCCAGTACCTCATGGAGCCTTGTGGCTTGGGCCGCTCCCGGCTCACTCACATCTGCCGTGCTGATCTCAG GGGCCGTTCTCCTGACTGGTACAACAAAGTCTTTGGGCACCTGTGTGCCATGGAAGTGGCAAAGATCCGGGACTCCTTCCCCACCCTGCAGGCAGCTGGCCCTGAGACAAAACTGTGA